The Chthoniobacterales bacterium DNA segment CAGAAAATACAGTGCTCAGTTCCCGCTTACCGTTTGCGAGGACTGTGGATCACCGCCAAAGATTCCGATCCAACGTGCGGTATCGGATCGCCTCGGCGAGATGTTCCGTTCCAATCGCTGGGGACTCTGCGAGGTCGGCGATCGTGCGCGCGACTTTGAGAATGCGGTCGTAAGCACGAAGTCGATTCTCAGGCGGAGATATTGCCGCCGCATCCGAGAACTTCGGTTTTTAAATCCCGCGGAGTAACGCCGTCGCTTGAAGGACAATCGGGTTTTATCAGCTGGCTATTAGCAACGAAGAGTGCGAGCCCGGAAAGGGCACTCGAAACCGGGACGAGCAACAGCCCCCATTTGAGACCGTTGGAGTTTTGGGATGTGCGCGTCGCGTCGCTGATCATGCCGACGAAGAGCGGGCCGAGGGCAGGGCCCAGGAGCGTCGAGCCGATCAGCACAAGGCTGGAGGCCTTTGCCTGCTTTCCCGGCCCGGCCACCCGATGCGCGGTGCCGAAAGCCCAGGGAAGAAGGAATGCAAACGACAGCATCCCGGGCACAAACAGCAAGATGGCCATCCACCCCGCTGGCGCGAACAGCGCCGCAAATGTCGCCACGCTCGCAACGAGGAAGAGCACCGCCGGTGCCCGAAGGGGGCCGTGGGCGCCAGATCGGACAGCCCGATCGAACCCGCGCCCGCCGAGCAGCGTTCCGACGGTTCCCAAGGTCCCCTGGAGCAGGCCAAATGTCAGCCCCACCTCGCTCGCCGTGTATCCATAGGGGCGAATCAGGAGCGGCGCGGCGAAGGCGTAAAACGGCGCGGACGCAAAGCCGAGCCCCCCCGCTCCGATGAACAACCGGCGAAATGCGGGCGAGACGAGCAACCAGCGACTCGACCGTAGGAACGGCTCGCCTTGTCCCGCCGTGCGGGCCATCGCCGGCGTCGCTCCGATCCACACTCCGACGGGCAGAGCGATCAGAATACCCGTCGCGTCAGCCCCGAACATTGCAGCCCTTCATCCGTGCGTGTCGCCGATGCGACCGCCCACCGCGAATCCGAGCATCGCTCCGATCGGAAGGCCCATGGAGTAGATCCCGATTGCCATCCCCCGGGTTCTTGGGCCTGATCTTCCGGGCGATCAACGCGTGACTCGCGGGAACCGCGCCCGCCTCGCCGAAGGCGACCCCCGAAACGCGCGAGGGAGAGAGCCAGAAAGCTCGCGGCCAGTCCTCCGGGAGTGCGGCCATCACGCTCCATACCAGGATGCAGGCGATCAAAACGACTTGGGGCGCGCCGCGATCAGCCCACCGGGCCAGTGGCAGCGCCATCAACGTGAATCAGACGGCGAATGCGACGCCCGTCATGAGGCCGAGCTGCGTGTCGCTGAGCCCCAGGTCGGTCTTGATCGACTCCGCAAGGATGAAGGGAAGAATTCGGTCGATCTGGCAAAGCACGCTGACGAGAAACAGCACCGTCAGCGCGGCGCCGGCCCGCCATCCCGAAAGGTAGGCGTCTGCGACTTCCGCGCCCCGGGAACGCGAAGGGATGGTGTCTTCACGGCAATCTCCAAGCGGATGCCGGGATCGTCACGCCCGAGAGGCGCCCGGAGATTTCCCACAGCCGGGACGCCGCCTCGACATCGAGCGCTTGTTTCGGAATCACCGCCTCCGTGGGCGCGCCTCGCATTTCCGCGAAGCCCGCCGGCCCGTAGTAGCCGCCTCCCCTCGCATCCGGCGAGGTAGCGGCGAACAGCGAGGGCCATGCTCCGTGGGACGCAGGCTGAAAAAGAAACCACAGGAGGCTGCGCGCCACTCCCTGAAAACTCCTGCGTCCGGCGCCGTTGTGGATGAGATCGGTGCGCGATATGCCGGGGTGCGCGGCGATGCTGGCGACGCCCCACCGCCCCGCCTCGCTCCGCCGCTGGAGTTCCAGCGCAAACATCAGGCATGCCAGCTTCGATTGGCTGTAGGATCGCATCGGCCGATAGCTCCGCTCCGCCTGCAGATCGTCGAAACGGATCGCCCCGCCGCGTGCGGCAATGCTCGACAGCGTGACCACTCGCGGATGCGCCCCCTCGCACAGCAGCGGCATGAGCTGCGCCGTGAGCGCGAAGTGGCCGAGATAGTTGGTGCCTAGCTGCAGCTCGAACCCGTCCGCCGTTTCCCGGCGCTTCGGCGGGTTCATCACGGCGGCGTTGTTGATCAGCACGTCAAGACTGCCCCGCTGGCTCCGGAGCCTCGCGCCAAAATCCGCCACGGACTCGAGGCTGGCCAGATCAACCCGCTCGAAGCGGACGTTCGCCGCCGGCACCGCGCTGCGGATCTTCGCGATCGCTTCCGCGCCCTTGTGGATATTCCGCCCCGCGATGATTACCTCCGCACCCGCACGCGCGAGCTCCAGGGCCGTGTGAAATCCGATTCCACCCGTGCCGGTCACGACGACCGACCGCTCATGCTGAGGGGGCATTTCCGCGAACGTCCAGTTTCCAGCGATACTCCGAGTCGTCGATATCTTTTCCATATTTTAAATGACTGTCCAGTCGCTCTATTTTGCGGTATAAAAATCAATGAATGGCCCGCCAGAAGGCCTCGAATCCGACCTTGCAATGCTCCTTCGCATTCGCGGGGTCGCTGATCATGTAATCCATCGTCGCGTCGGCGAGAGAGTTCATAATCGCACCGGCAAAACTCATCGGAGAGTTTCGCAGCGAGCCGGTGACCCGCATCTGCTCCATTAAATCGATGAAACCCGCCATGATCCGGGAGCCGGCGGCGCGGCTCTCCGGCGTGATCTGATCCGAAACACTCAGCTGCGCCACCACGCGGCGTTTTCCGGGATTGGAGGTGGCCCACTCCATCCAGTTCGACCAGACGTGGAACGCTTGCTTGCGAAGCGCGGCTTTTGCCGGGAGATCCGCGAGAGCCGCAGCCGCCATGTCGGATTTGATCTCGAGATAGAGCTGGTTGAACAAATCCGCCTTCGTCTCGAAATAGGTGAATAGCGAGCCGTTCGAAACACCCGCCTCCTTCGCGATCGTCGCGGTCGGCGCGCTCAGGCCCTGAGCGACGATCACACGAGTAGCCGCGTCCATGATAGCGGTGCGCTTGTCGGTGCTTTTCGGACGGGCCACGAGTCGAGCCATATATTTGAGTGACTGGCCAGTCAATTATTTATCGTGCCGCGATCACCGCCAGAGATTGCGATCCAACGTGCGGTATTGGATCGCTTCCGCGACATGTTCGGGGCGAATCGTTGCGGCCTCCGCGAGATCCGCGATCGTGCGCGAGACTTTCAGGATGCGGTCGTAGGCGCGGGCGCTGAGCTGGAGTTCGGTCATCGCGAGGCGGAGCATTTCGGTGCCTTCGGCGTCGAGCTTGCAGTGGGTCTTGAGCTGCCCGTGGGTCATGCCGGCATTCGTTCGGGCATGGCCACTGGAAAACCGTTTCGCCTGCACGGTGCGGGCGGCCACGACGCGCTCGCGAATGGCTTCGGAAGGCTCGGCGCGCTCGTCGCTGCTGAGATCCCTGAACTCCACCGCGGGCGTCTCGACGTGGATGTCGATGCGGTCGAGCAGGGGACCGGAGATGCGATTCCGGTAATTTTCCACCTGCCGCGGCGAGCAGCGGCACTCTCTTTTCGGATCGCCGAAATAACCGCAGGGGCAGGGATTCATCGCCGCGATCAGCATCACGTTCGCCGGGAAAACGACCGTGCCCGCGGCACGGCTAACCGTCACTTTCCGATCCTCGAGCGGCTGGCGCAGGACCTCCAGCGTCGAACGCTTGAATTCGGGGAGTTCGTCGAGAAACAACACGCCATTGTGGGCCATGCTCAACTCGCCGGGCGAGGGATTCGTGGAGCCGCCGATGAGGCCGACGTCGGAGATGGTGTGGTGCGGCGAGCGAAACGGGCGCACGCGACAGAAGCCGTCGCCGGCAAGCGCGCCGCTCACGCTGTGGACCTTCGTGGTCTCGATGGCCTCCTCGAGCGTGATCGGCGGCATGATCGTCGGGATGCGCTTCGAGAGCATCGATTTTCCGCTGCCGGGCGGACCGATCAACAACAGGGCGTGGTTTCCGGCAACGGCGACCTCGATCGCGCGTTTCACGAGCACCTGTCCCTTCACCTCTGCAAAGTCGAGCGCATCGACGGATGGCGCGTCTTCGCCGAAATCGGCCGCCGTCGGGGCGAGTTCCTTCTGGCGGGTGAGGAATTCGTAGGCCTCGCGGAGGCTGCGCACGCCGAACACATCGACGCCGGCAACCACCGCCGCCTCGGCGGCGTTCGCGAGCGGAAGGATCACGGCCTTCTTGCCTCGCCGGCGCGCCTCGAGCGCGATCGGCAATGCGCCCCGAATCGGGCGCACTTCGCCATTGAGACCGAGTTCGCCGGCGATGAGGCAGCGGTCGAGCCTCGGGACGTCGGCGCCGTCCGCGACGGTCACCATGCCGATGGCGATGGGCAGATCGAAGCTCGGCCCCTCCTTTTTAAGGTCCGCGGGAGCGAGGTTCACGGTCGTCCGCTGGCGGGGCCAGCGCAGGCCGCTATTGGCGATCGCCGTGGTCACGCGGTCGCGGCTTTCGCGCACCGAGGCGTCCGGCAGGCCCACCACGACGCGCACGGGATCGCCCGAGCCGGCGTTGACTTCCACCGTCACCTCCAGCGCGTCGACGCCTCGAAGCGCCGCGGAGAACACCCTTGTGAGCATGCGAAGGGTCTATCGACTCGGCCAGGATCGGCGAAGCGGAAAAGTCACCGGTTCAGGGCAGCCCCCCCTCACCGCCCTGCCCGCGGCCGGTTGCGTGCCGGCGAACACCTCGACATCTGACAAGCGGATTTGCAGCCGGCCCCCCTGCCGTCCCCCTGGGCCCTACTTCCGATGAAGTTCCCATTCACCCTTCCAATCGGGCGGCGGAGGATTCTCGCGGAGCTTCTGAATACGGTTTTTAAGAACGAGGGAAGGGCGATCGTCAGGACGCAGCTCCAGACAGGCCTGAAGCGCCTCCTCAGCGTCGTCCCAGTGGCGCAAGCGGTAGGCGGCGAGAGCGGTCGTCGAATGCTCGCAGAGTCTGAGGTCATCCAAAGAGACCTCATCGCGGAGTCCGACAAGGGAAAATGCCGTGGTCGGCTCTTCCTTTCCATGCACGACGAGAGTGTCGATTTCTCGCGCGACAATCGCGTCGCCAGCCTCCCGCCGCGTCGACTCGCAGATCAAGATCTGGGTGCCGTAGAAACGGTTTGCGGCCTCGAGTCGCGCAGCAAGGTTCACGCTGTCGCCGATGACCGTGTAACTCTGCGTATTTTCCGAGCCGATGTTCCCCACGACGACCTCACCGGTGCTGATGCCGATGCGTGCGTCCACGCGGGGCAGATTCTTTCGCAGCCCCGTAATCTCGGGAAGCCGGCGCTGAATCTCTTCAACCGCCCGCACCTGGGCGAGCGCGGACCGGCACGAAAGGAGGGCCCGATTTCCCCCGCCAATAAACGGATCGCCCCAGAATGCCATCACCGCATCGCCCATAAACTTATCGACCACGCCATGGCAGGCCTGGATGGCCTCGGCCTGGAGAGTGAAGTGTTGATTGAGAAGATTCACGACCCCGGCCGGCGTCAGCTGCTCACCGATGTTGGTGAAGCCAACGAGGTCTCCGAAGGAAACCGCCATCACCTGCCGCTCCCCTGCCAACGGTGCCGCGTCCGGGCCCGCCAGCACCCGATCGAGAATGCGAGGATCGATGTATTTTCCAAATGTCCGCCGAAGCTCCTCTTTGCGACGGAGTTCGCCAATGAAGTAATTGAACGATTGCGTGAGCCGCCCAATTTCATCGGAGGAGCGAACGGGAAGCTCGATGCTGAGATCCCCTCCCTCGACGGTGGCGAGGCCGCGAATGAGAGAACGCACCGGCTCGACGAGACGGCGCGTGGTCAGGGCGGCGACGGTGAGACCCAGGAGCACCGACGTGAATGTCGCAATCACCGTTGTCCAGAAAATGTGGGCGTGCTTCCGCGCCGATCCTGCTGACAGGGCGGCGATCATATCCGCCGTGAGTTTCTGCACATCGCTGCGCTGGGTCTGGAGCAGAGCCTGATAATCGTCGAGCAGGCGCAGGAGATCGACACCGCGGGAGAGCTCGCCCCTCCGCACGAGGTCAAGAATCTCCGCCTGACGCGTTGTGACGATCTCGAAGCTCGCATCGATCTGGTCGAGAAGCGCGCGGAGCCGGATGAGCATGGGGCCCTCTTCGGCAACGGGCGGCGGGTGAGCCAGAAGCTGCTGCGCATTCTCGATCTGCTGGGCCGCAAGAGCGGTATATGTTTCGTAGCTCCTGGACGCATCGGCAATGGCTTCCGCGCGGTCCGCGGTAGTCGTCAATCCTCCCAGCAGCCGCTCAAAGGCGATGCGCCGCCGCAGACCGACCTCGTTGAGGTTGTTGAGAACGCGGTCGAGCGGCGCGAAGTAACTGGAGATCTGCTGCAATTCGCTGCTGAGGACGGTGACCTGCCAGAGCAGGAAGGCCACCAGCAGGATCATGAGCAGCACCAGCCCCACCGCGAGACCGAAAATGCGGGACGCGATACTCGCGATGAACGGCATGACCGGGAAGAAGGCGGCTCTGCCTCAGGCTGCCCCGCCGAAAATCTCGGAAAGCGCTTTCAAGCCACTCGTTTGGATAATTCCCATGCCTTTGCCCGGAATGAACCAGATTCCCCGGTTGTGCGAGCGGCTGTAGAGCAACTGGACTCCATCGGGCAACTCGGCATGATGAATCAAGGCTTCCGGATTTTCTGACAGAAAATTGAAGAACCGCTCCCGCCACGGATCATCCATATGGGGAAAAAGGCTTTCTCCGAGTGCAGTGACTTCCGCGCTGCTCAGCGGGCGAATGGATTGAGCGACGGCCTGTCGACGCTCCTCGAGAATTTCTTCAAAGTTCATGGAATCACTTGTCGAGCGAATGCTACTCGCACCTCGGCGTGAAAGGCCAACCTTCGAATCGAAATTTTCCGGCGGGTCGCATGCCCGTCAATCAGGCAGAGTGAACCCCGTCCGTTCGTCCATGTTTTGCGCTCGGATCGCGCGCCTTTGATCCCGCTGAGCGGAGCGGTCATTATACCAGTTCTGCCGGCGTTGAAGCGCTTCTGTGCGGGCGTTCGAGCAGCCTCCCAGAAATGCGGTCGCCGACCCAATCGTCAGGAACAGCAGCAAAATGGAAGCCGAAGCGGGGAGGAAACGCATTCCGACTTTCTTAAGTCAGTCCACCCTGACAAAAAACAAGAATATCACGTCAACGGGTGTGAATGATTGCGACACACCGAAACCGTCCGGGCGCAAAAAAATCCCCCGCAGCCAGCTCGGGAAACGCAGATTGGTTCTCGTGTTTCCCATCCGGAAAGATAAGGTGGGCCAGGCTCAAGGGTTGACCGATCCGCAAGCCGTTCTCCCCAGAAATGAAAACTCGCAAGGTCATCGCCGCCGCCCGTCGTTTCTCCCAGCCCTACCGCGTGACGAACGGAAAAAAGTTCCGCCTCGCGGATATCGATCCTGGTGATACGGGCGAGCTGAAATCCGAGGATAAGCCGCGTGCGAAGGCCGCGCTGCAGACGGGCATCGAGGCCCTCGCGGAGTTGCAGGACACGCTCTACGCGCAGGACCGATGGTCGATCCTCCTCGTCTTCCAGGCGATGGACGCCGCGGGCAAGGACGGCACGATCAAGCACGTGATGTCGGGCGTGAATCCGCAGGGCTGCCAGGTCTCGTCGTTCAAGAGCCCGTCGAACGAAGACCTCGACCACGACTACCTCTGGCGGTGTGTGAAAGAGCTTCCCCAGCGCGGGCGGATCGGCATTTTCAACCGCAGCTACTACGAGGAGACGCTCGTCGTGCGCGTCCATCCGGAATTTCTGGCGGGCCAGAAACTGCCGAAGAAATGCGTGACAAAGCACATCTGGAAAGAGCGCTTCGAGGACATCCGAAACTTCGAGAGCTACCTCCATCGCAACGGCACGATCGTGCGAAAGTTTTTCCTCCACGTCTCGAAGGACGAGCAGCAGCGCCGCTTTCTCGACCGGCTCGACCGGCCGGAGAAGAACTGGAAGTTCTCGTCGAACGACGCGAAGGAGCGCGGCCACTGGGACGAATACATGAAGGCCTATGAGGCGATGATCCGCGCCACGGCGACGAAGGAATCGCCTTGGTATGTGGTGCCGGCGGACAACAAGTGGTTCACGCGGGTGATCGTCGCCGCGGCGGTGATCGATGCGCTGGCCTCGCTCGATTTGCACTACCCGCAGGTGAGTCCGGCGAAGCTCGAAGAGCTGGCCGAGGCGCGGCGGCTGCTCGTGGGCGGGGAGTGACCGGTCGGTCGGCTGATCCCGGTAATTTTCCAGAAAAATAGTCTCGCACCGTCTCAAGATGTGCGGCCCACTTGGCGCGATGGATGGTCTCAGCTATTTCGCCCTCGCGATCCTCTTTTTCGTCGTGCTGGTGCTCGCCTACGGGTTGATCGCGATCCACGACATCCCCTACAACATCGCCAAGGCGCGGAATCACCCGCACGCGGATGCGATCCATGCCGGCGGCTGGGTGAGCCTGTTCACGCTGCACGCCATCTGGCCGTTTCTCTGGTTGTGGGCCTACGCCTATCATCCCGAGCACGGCTATGCCGGGAAACCCGCCGACAAGACCGCGCCTCCCTCGCCGGGAGCGAAGGATGATCACGTCGCCGCGCTGCAAAGCCGCATCGCGGAACTCGAGGCCGAACTCGCCACCGCCAAAACGCCGAAATCCGAGTAACCATGGATCTCCTGCTCATCCTCACTTACGCGGCATTCGCCTACGCGGCATTCAAGCTGTTCAAGATTCCCGTCAACGGATTCACCCTGCTCACGGCCGCGCTCGGCGGCATCGCCCTCATCGGCGCACTGGTGCTCGGGATGAACTACAACCATCCCTTCACCAGCCAGGCGCGGTTTTATTTCACGACCACGCCGATCGTTCCCGGCGTGAGCGGCGTCGTGGTCGACGTCCCCGTCCAGCCGAATACGCCTTTGAAAGCCGGAGACGTGCTCTTTCGCATCGACCCGGCGCCGTTCAAGAACGCGGTTCAGGCCAAGGAAGCCGCCCTCGCCGACGCCGTGCAAGCCACGAGCCAGCTGCGGGCCTCGGCAGATCGTGCGCAGCAGCAATTTCAATCCGCCCAGGCGGCGCGAGCCGGCGCGAAG contains these protein-coding regions:
- a CDS encoding SDR family oxidoreductase; this encodes MEKISTTRSIAGNWTFAEMPPQHERSVVVTGTGGIGFHTALELARAGAEVIIAGRNIHKGAEAIAKIRSAVPAANVRFERVDLASLESVADFGARLRSQRGSLDVLINNAAVMNPPKRRETADGFELQLGTNYLGHFALTAQLMPLLCEGAHPRVVTLSSIAARGGAIRFDDLQAERSYRPMRSYSQSKLACLMFALELQRRSEAGRWGVASIAAHPGISRTDLIHNGAGRRSFQGVARSLLWFLFQPASHGAWPSLFAATSPDARGGGYYGPAGFAEMRGAPTEAVIPKQALDVEAASRLWEISGRLSGVTIPASAWRLP
- a CDS encoding adenylate/guanylate cyclase domain-containing protein gives rise to the protein MPFIASIASRIFGLAVGLVLLMILLVAFLLWQVTVLSSELQQISSYFAPLDRVLNNLNEVGLRRRIAFERLLGGLTTTADRAEAIADASRSYETYTALAAQQIENAQQLLAHPPPVAEEGPMLIRLRALLDQIDASFEIVTTRQAEILDLVRRGELSRGVDLLRLLDDYQALLQTQRSDVQKLTADMIAALSAGSARKHAHIFWTTVIATFTSVLLGLTVAALTTRRLVEPVRSLIRGLATVEGGDLSIELPVRSSDEIGRLTQSFNYFIGELRRKEELRRTFGKYIDPRILDRVLAGPDAAPLAGERQVMAVSFGDLVGFTNIGEQLTPAGVVNLLNQHFTLQAEAIQACHGVVDKFMGDAVMAFWGDPFIGGGNRALLSCRSALAQVRAVEEIQRRLPEITGLRKNLPRVDARIGISTGEVVVGNIGSENTQSYTVIGDSVNLAARLEAANRFYGTQILICESTRREAGDAIVAREIDTLVVHGKEEPTTAFSLVGLRDEVSLDDLRLCEHSTTALAAYRLRHWDDAEEALQACLELRPDDRPSLVLKNRIQKLRENPPPPDWKGEWELHRK
- a CDS encoding DUF3302 domain-containing protein codes for the protein MDGLSYFALAILFFVVLVLAYGLIAIHDIPYNIAKARNHPHADAIHAGGWVSLFTLHAIWPFLWLWAYAYHPEHGYAGKPADKTAPPSPGAKDDHVAALQSRIAELEAELATAKTPKSE
- a CDS encoding YifB family Mg chelatase-like AAA ATPase; this translates as MLTRVFSAALRGVDALEVTVEVNAGSGDPVRVVVGLPDASVRESRDRVTTAIANSGLRWPRQRTTVNLAPADLKKEGPSFDLPIAIGMVTVADGADVPRLDRCLIAGELGLNGEVRPIRGALPIALEARRRGKKAVILPLANAAEAAVVAGVDVFGVRSLREAYEFLTRQKELAPTAADFGEDAPSVDALDFAEVKGQVLVKRAIEVAVAGNHALLLIGPPGSGKSMLSKRIPTIMPPITLEEAIETTKVHSVSGALAGDGFCRVRPFRSPHHTISDVGLIGGSTNPSPGELSMAHNGVLFLDELPEFKRSTLEVLRQPLEDRKVTVSRAAGTVVFPANVMLIAAMNPCPCGYFGDPKRECRCSPRQVENYRNRISGPLLDRIDIHVETPAVEFRDLSSDERAEPSEAIRERVVAARTVQAKRFSSGHARTNAGMTHGQLKTHCKLDAEGTEMLRLAMTELQLSARAYDRILKVSRTIADLAEAATIRPEHVAEAIQYRTLDRNLWR
- a CDS encoding TetR/AcrR family transcriptional regulator — its product is MARPKSTDKRTAIMDAATRVIVAQGLSAPTATIAKEAGVSNGSLFTYFETKADLFNQLYLEIKSDMAAAALADLPAKAALRKQAFHVWSNWMEWATSNPGKRRVVAQLSVSDQITPESRAAGSRIMAGFIDLMEQMRVTGSLRNSPMSFAGAIMNSLADATMDYMISDPANAKEHCKVGFEAFWRAIH
- a CDS encoding polyphosphate kinase 2 family protein encodes the protein MKTRKVIAAARRFSQPYRVTNGKKFRLADIDPGDTGELKSEDKPRAKAALQTGIEALAELQDTLYAQDRWSILLVFQAMDAAGKDGTIKHVMSGVNPQGCQVSSFKSPSNEDLDHDYLWRCVKELPQRGRIGIFNRSYYEETLVVRVHPEFLAGQKLPKKCVTKHIWKERFEDIRNFESYLHRNGTIVRKFFLHVSKDEQQRRFLDRLDRPEKNWKFSSNDAKERGHWDEYMKAYEAMIRATATKESPWYVVPADNKWFTRVIVAAAVIDALASLDLHYPQVSPAKLEELAEARRLLVGGE